One window of Chloroflexus aggregans DSM 9485 genomic DNA carries:
- a CDS encoding aminotransferase class V-fold PLP-dependent enzyme, with protein MTGTTLSLPLPTLAEQFLLRRDITFLNHGSFGACPRPVFTVYQAWQRQLEAQPVAFLGRELSARLHNARTRLAAFVGASADELVFVPNVTYALNIVARSIDLQPGDEVLGTTHEYGAIERTWRYVCRQRGATYVNQPVKLPVATPTEIIDQLWSGVTPRTRVILLSHITSPTALIMPVAEICRRARAAGIITVIDGAHAPGQIDLNLTELGADFYGANCHKWLCAPKGAGFLYVRPEHQTRLEPLVVSWGWQPPEPLQGSFLAYPTGRPLQAYYEWMGTDDPSAFLSVPAAIDFQQTHHWPAVRNACHTLLREASTQILELSGLPPLSPADEQWWGQMRALPLPPCDPTQVQARLWHEWRVEVPCFMWEGQPLIRVSVQAYNSPTDIDRLLSGLRAIMS; from the coding sequence ATGACCGGCACAACCCTCTCACTACCGTTACCCACACTTGCCGAGCAATTTTTACTCCGCCGCGACATAACCTTCCTCAACCACGGCAGCTTTGGTGCTTGTCCACGCCCGGTATTTACCGTCTATCAAGCATGGCAACGTCAGCTCGAAGCCCAACCGGTCGCGTTTCTCGGTCGTGAATTATCGGCACGGCTCCACAACGCCCGCACCCGCCTGGCCGCTTTCGTCGGCGCATCGGCAGATGAACTCGTCTTCGTCCCCAACGTGACGTATGCCCTGAATATTGTTGCCCGCTCGATTGATCTGCAACCGGGTGATGAAGTATTGGGGACGACCCACGAGTACGGCGCGATTGAGCGCACCTGGCGGTATGTATGTCGCCAACGAGGCGCAACCTATGTCAACCAACCGGTTAAGCTACCGGTAGCGACACCTACCGAGATAATCGACCAGCTTTGGAGCGGGGTTACCCCTCGCACCCGTGTCATCTTGCTCAGCCACATCACATCGCCAACCGCACTAATCATGCCGGTGGCCGAGATTTGCCGGCGTGCCCGCGCTGCCGGGATCATCACGGTAATTGACGGTGCCCATGCCCCCGGTCAGATCGATCTCAACCTCACCGAGTTGGGGGCTGATTTTTACGGTGCGAACTGCCACAAATGGCTGTGCGCACCTAAAGGAGCCGGTTTTCTCTACGTCCGTCCCGAACACCAAACCCGCTTAGAACCGCTGGTCGTGAGCTGGGGCTGGCAACCGCCGGAACCACTGCAAGGCAGCTTTCTCGCCTACCCGACAGGCCGTCCATTACAAGCCTACTACGAATGGATGGGAACCGACGATCCATCGGCTTTTCTCAGCGTACCTGCTGCCATTGATTTTCAACAGACACACCACTGGCCGGCAGTACGAAACGCCTGTCACACCTTGTTACGCGAGGCATCAACACAGATACTGGAACTCAGCGGTTTACCACCGCTTTCTCCCGCCGACGAACAATGGTGGGGACAGATGCGGGCACTACCGTTGCCACCGTGCGATCCGACCCAGGTACAGGCTCGGCTCTGGCACGAATGGCGGGTAGAAGTACCATGTTTCATGTGGGAAGGACAACC